Proteins encoded together in one Lathyrus oleraceus cultivar Zhongwan6 chromosome 5, CAAS_Psat_ZW6_1.0, whole genome shotgun sequence window:
- the LOC127081035 gene encoding uncharacterized protein LOC127081035, producing MLLVPGRPLFVYLTVLEGSMGCAIGQHDKTGKKEHAIYYLNKKFTNYESRYSMLEKTCCALAWDAKCLRQYMLTHTKLLIYKMDPVKYILEKPTLTGSVAQWQMALTEYDIQHVTQKAIKGSVLFDYLMQQPLEDYQSMHFEFPYEDIMFIRDCNIPGFGEGPEPGSRWFLVFDGASNARDNGIGEVITSTTNCHLPFTAMLCFEYTNNMAEYEVCVFGIEVVIDFRIKILEVYGDSTLLISQFKGDWDTRDHKLIPYKEHVLKLVPYFDEITFHHILGEENKLDDALETLASMFKVKLTN from the coding sequence ATGCTTCTTGTACCTGGTAGACCATTGTTCGTGTATCTCACCGTCCTCGAAGGGTCTATGGGGTGTGCCATTGGCCAACATGACAAGACTGGTAAAAAAGAACACGCAATATACTACTTGAACAAGAAGTTCACAAATTACGAGAGTAGGTattcaatgcttgaaaagacttgttgcgcactAGCATGGGATGCCAAATGTTTAAGACAGTACATGCTCACACATACAAAATTGTTGATCTATAAGATGGATCCTGTCAAATACATCCTTGAGAAGCCAACTCTAACAGGTAGTGTAGCCCAATGGCAAATGGCTTTAACCGAGTACGACatccaacatgtcactcaaaaggccatcaaagggagtgtattgttTGACTATCTTATGCAACAACCCTTGGAAGACTACCAGTCTATGCATTTTGAATTCCCCTATGAAGACATCATGTTCATTAGGGATTGCAACATCCCCGGTTTCGGGGAAGGACCCGAACCTGGATCACGATGGTTCttggtttttgatggagcttctaatgcTCGCGACAATGGAATTGGGGAAGTAATCACTTCTACAACTAATTGCCACCTCCCCTTCACCGCAATGTTGTGTTTTGAATATACAAACAACATGGCCGAGTATGAGGTTTGTGTATTTGGTATTGAAGTTGTTATCGATTTTAGGATCAAAATCCTTGAAGTCTATGGAGATTCGACCTTGTTAATCAGCCAATtcaaaggagattgggatacTAGAGATCACAAGCTCATTCCTTACAAAGAGCATGTCTTGAAACTAGTCCCCTACTTTGATGAGATTACATTCCACCACATCCTTGGAGAAGAGAATAAGCTAGATGACGCCTTGGAAACTTTGGCGTCCATGTTTAAGGTCAAGTTGACGAATTAA